A window of Candidatus Atribacteria bacterium genomic DNA:
TTTATAGCGCTTTAGCGGTATTTGGAGTGCCAGAGGTGATCAATTTTTTTGCCTCCCGAGGGATTAAAGGAAAGGTAGAGCAAGGAGATAGAGTTTTTCCGGAGAATGGTGATGCCCAGGATATATTGAACATGCTTTTAAAATATTTGACGGAAGGAAAAGTCAATATTTTAATCAGTTCTGAGGTAATCGGATTTACACAGGAGAAGGAAAAAATACCCCAGGTTCTTCTTCGAGACCGCCAGATAAGTGCCGATAAATTAATTATTTGTTCAGGAGGAAAGGCATATCCCCAGACCGGTTCTACTGGTGACGGCTACCAATGGGCCAAACAATTAGGACATACGGTAGTTGAACCTGCTCCCGCACTCAATCCGGTAAAGACCTCTGAAGTTTGGGCGAAAGAGGTACAGGGCTTATCTCTTAAAAATGTCTCACTCAAATTGTTTCAGAATGGCAAGAAACAGGATGAACGTTTTGGCGAGATGCTTTTTACTCACTTTGGAGTAAGTGGACCTATTGTCATGGATATGAGTAAAAACATCGGAGCGTTGTTGAAAAATGGTTCGCTAAAATTGTTCTTAGATTTAAAGCCTGCTCTGGATTTTAAAAAATTAGATCAGCGCATCCAGCGAGATTTTCAGGAGTTTAGGGGGAGAATGTTTAAAAATTCCCTAAAGGTGTTATTACCTTTATCGATGATACCGGTAATAATTAAGCTTTCCGCTATAAATCCTGAGAAAAAGGTGGATTACATTAGCCGGGAAGAACGAAATAAGTTAGTTCACCTGTTAAAAGAATTAGAATTAACTCCCACAGAGCTGTTGGGATTTAAGTGGTCGGTAGTAACCAGCGGAGGAGTCTCCCTTAAAGAGGTGGATCCGAATACTATGGGTTCCAAAAGGATGAAAAATCTTTTTTTTGCCGGGGAGATTTTAGATCTTGACGGACCATCAGGGGGATATAATCTACAGGAATGTTGGAGCACCGGATACCTGGCCGGCCAAAGCGCTGTAAAATGAACTAAGACTTTGTGTTATAATTAAAAAGCAATCTCCCTTAATGTAGAAGATCAGGAAAACATAGTAATTTTAACCTTGAGGAAAAATTGGAAAGGTAAAAAATTAGATGAAATTTCTTCACTTGGCCGATATTCATCTGGGGATGGAAAATTATGGACGGATAGACCCTTCCACCGGCTTACATACCCGATTAAAGGATTTTATAAAATGTTTTAGCTTTGCGATTGATATTGCTCTGGAAGAAAAGGTGGATTTGGTAATATTTGCCGGTGATGCTTACAAAAATAGCAATCCTAATTCTACTCATCAGCGTGAATTCGCCCGGCAGATTTATCGATTAAGCGAAGCAGAGATTCCGGTAATCCTGATAAATGGAAATCATGATAATCCCGTATCTTTCGGTCGAGCTGCCTCACTGGATATCTTCGAAACTTTAAACATCTCCGGAGTAAGAGTGGTAACCAAGCCGGAGCTGCTAAATATTAAGACTAAGGGAGGGCAGGTTCAAGTCTTTGGGCTGCCCTGGCCTACCAAAGCCCTTTTTCTTAATAAAGAAGAATATAAAGATTTTACCGATGAGGAAATCACCCGGGAAATTCAAAAGAGAGCAGGTAAAAAAATCAGAGAATTTGCCCGGAGGATAAAGCCGGGTACTCCCGCAATTTTTGCTGCCCACCTGGCTGCTGCAGAAGCCACTTATTCCGGTTCAGAGAGGTCGGCAATCATCGGAAGAGACCCGGTATTTCCTACACAAGTATTGCTTCAAAAAGAATTTGATTATGTAGCCTTAGGTCATATCCATAAATTTCAGGATTTAAATCTTAACCATCATCCCCCGGTAGTCTATCCGGGGAGTATCGAAAGAATAAACTTTGGTGAGGAGAAGGATGACAAAGGGGTTTGTTTGGTGAATATAGAAAAAGGCAACACTTCTTATGAATTTATTCCTCTTCCCGCTCGAAAGTTTATCACCATAGATGTGGTAATTAGCGGAGAGCAAGATCCCACCAGGACTTTAGTGGAGGAAATTGAAAAGTTTGATTTATCTGAGGAAGTAGTGAGAGTATTTTATACTATACCTGCAGAGAGGGAAGAATTACTGGATTTTAAGAGGATAAACTCTGCCCTGGAAAAAGCCTTTTTAGTAAGTACTATTGCCAAAAAATCTAAACCGCTAGAGCGAAGAAAAAGAGTAGAGGAAATGACAGAAAATTTAGGAATGTTAGAGGCTATGGATAAATATATTCAAAATAATTCCGATTTAGTTCTTTTATCTCGTGAATTGAAAATTTATGCCCAAAAATTAGAAAAAGAATTAGAAGGGAATGGTTAAAGAAGGAAGGATTAAAAATTGATACCGGTCACATTAACCTTGAAAAATTTTTTAAGTTATGGGGAAGGTGTTCCCCCTCTCGATTTTACCCAGTTTCATGTCGCCTGTCTTTCGGGAAATAACGGTCAGGGTAAATCCGCTCTTCTGGACGCTTTAACCTGGGCAGTATGGGGAGAGGGAAGAAAAGCCAGCCAGGAGAAGAAAGCCGATAATAGTCTTTTGCGGATAGGGCAGAAAGATATGCAAGTAGAATTTGTATTTGATCTGGAAGGGGATAGATATCGAATTATCAGGAATTATTCTCTGGCTGGGAAAAGCGCTCGCTCCGGTTTAGAATTTCAGGTTTTTGAACAAAAAGATAAAAATAAATATATTTCTCTCACCTGTCCTTCTATTCGGGAAACCCAGGAAAGAATTACTAAAACCCTGAGGATAGATTACCAGACCTTCATCAACTCCGCTTTTATCCTTCAAGGTAGAATAGATGAATTTAGCCGAAAGAGTGCCCGGGAAAGAAAGGAAATTTTATCCGAAATTTTAGGTCTTTCCCGTTACGATGAGTTAGCCAATTTAGCCAAATCCCATCTTAAGGAAATGAATAATATTCTCATGATTAAAGAAGGCAGATTGGCATACATCTATCAGGAAACGGCCAACTTTGATTTTTATAAAGAGAAAATAGGGGAATTGTCAGAAAGTTATAAAGAAATTTCCCGGAAGATAAAGACAGAAGAGACAAAAACAGGTCAATTAAAAGAGGAAATAAATCTCTTAAAACATAAAAGTAAACAATGCACAGAATTGGAAGATCGAATAGGGCAGTATCGGCAAGAGATTGTACGAGGGAAAAAACAGATTGAATTAAGAAAGAAAGAAATTATTGAATATGAAAAGATGATTTCCCAAAAGGAGAAAATTTTAGTTGATTTCATAAATTATCAGAAATTTAACAATGAAAATAATGAATTTAGCCGAAAGCTCCAAAAAATAAGGAAAATAGAAGAAGAGGAAGTTCTTATCGAAAGAAGGATAGAAAGCAGGCGGGCAGATTTAGAAGTAGAAGTTAGGAATAAAAAAGACAGATATAAGGATTTTGAGAATAAAGCTCAGCAGGGGATAAAGAACATGGCCAAGGTTTCGGAATTAGAAAAAAAGGTGGAAGAGATAAAGTTACTCGAAGAGCAGATGGATAAAATTCGAAACCAGGGCGGCGAACTAAAGGTAAAAATAAATAGTATTAGAAGTCAGATAGAAAGATTAGAAAAAGGCAATAAAGATAACCAAGAAAAACTACGTTTGTTACAAGAGAATCCGGAGGGAGAGTGCCCTTTGTGTGAGGCGAATTTAAATGCGGAGAGAAAAGGGAAGATCGAGGATAATATAAATAACGAAATAAGTGTAAATCTTAAAGAGATAGAGAAACTAATAAAAGAGAAAGAAGATTCAAACAAACAGAAGGACAAATTGTTAGAAAAATGGAAGGAAATTAGTCAACGGGTAAAAGTTAAAAATGTTTGGCAGCAGAAGTTAAGCAAGGCGCATTTTGAACTTGAAGAATCCAAGCAAGCTGAAAAACTGATGATTGACTTACAGAAAGAGATTGAAAAATTAGAAAAAATTATTCAGGAAAAGGATTATGCCCTAAAAGAACAAAAAAGATTAAAAGAGTTTGAAGGCCAAATCAAAAATATGGGTTACGATGAAGCAAAGCACCGTCAGTTAAACCGCAAGATAGAAGAATTGATTCATGCTCCTCTGGGAAAAGCAAAATTAGAAGAGGCAGAGAAGAAGATTGATGTTTTAAGAGACGAACTATTCGAATTACAAGAGCATTATCAACAGAAAGAATTAGACTTAAAAAATTTGGAAAAGGGGAGAGAGAAAATACAAATAGAATTAAAAGAACTTCCTTCTCTGAAAGAAAAATTAGTTCAAGGAGAACAGATATTAAATTCCGATCATATCTTTAAAGACAAAATTTTAGAAGAAAGAGGCGGATATCAGAGTAAATTCGAGCAGTGTTTTAAGTTAGAGAAAGAGAAGAAAGAGATAAAAAAAGAATTGGAAGAAAATAAAAAAGAGCAGAATATTTACGAAAAACTGATTGTAGCTTTTGGAAAGAATGGAATTCAAGCCCTGATTATCGAAAATGTTTTATCGGAAATTGAAGGAGAGGCTAATGACCTGTTAGCCCGGTTGACTAACAACAGCACCCAGATTTCTATCGAGTCCCTCCGTGATTTGAAGAGTGGAAAAATAAAAGAAACTTTGGATATCAAAATAAGTGATGAGTTGGGAATCCGGGACTATGAGTTGTATAGCGGCGGGGAGGCCTTTAGGATAGATTTTTCATTAAGAATAGCTCTGTCTAAGTTACTGACCAGAAGAGCGGGGACTAAGTTAAGGACTCTGGTTATGGATGAGGGATTTGGCACCCAGGATGAAGAAGGAATCGATAATCTGGTACAGGCTATCCAATCGATAAGTGATGATTTTGATAAAATATTAGTTATAACTCACCTGGAATCATTAAAAGACGCTTTTCCGGTAAGAATCGAGGTAAACAAGTTACCCGAGGTCGGTTCCCGATATGAGATTATAAAAAGCTAAAGTAGTTGTTAAGTGAATTGCCATTATTAAGACTCTCTTTAAAAATATTTTTGAAATTATCTCAAATATAGATATAATAAAAAATAAAAATCCGAAAGGTTATTTTATGAGCGTTAACTACGAATTATTTGGAACGACCCCAAAAGGGGAAAAAATCGAAAAATACTTTTTAAATAACTCTAGAGGGATTACGGTTACAGTAATGAGCTTGGGAGGTACCGTTATATCCCTTAAAATGCCTGACCGGGAAGGAGAAATTAAAGAAATAACTCTCGGTTTTGATAATCTTCAACAATATTTGTCCAGTCATTTTTATTTTGGTGCTGCAATTGGTCGTTTTGCCAATCGTATCGCCAACGGAGTTTTTCAGTTGGATGGTATAAAATATTGTCTCGCCCGTAATGAGAATGGTTTGAATCACTTGCATGGTGGGAATAGAGGATTTGACAAGGTTATCTGGCAAGCCGAGAGTTTTAAAGAACCTGATTTTTGTGGAGTGACCTTCTCCTACCTCAGTTCAGACGGAGAGGAAGGATACCCTGGAAATCTAAAAGTAGAGATAACCTACAGTTTGAATGAAGATAATGAGTTTAAAATTGAATATAATGCTAAAACAGATAAACCGACTATCGTGAATCTAACTAACCATACTTACTGGAATCTGGCTGGTGCTGGTTCTAGAACGGTTTTGGATCATCAGTTGACTCTGAACAGCAAAAAATACCTTCCGGTTAATAATAATCTAATTCCCATCGGAGAAATTAAGACTGTGTACGGCACCCCTCTGGATTTTACCAAACCGAAATTAATTGGAAAAGATATAAAGGAGACTGCAGGCGGTTATGATCACTGCTTTGTTATCGAATCCTCAAATCAAGAACTCAATTTAGCGGCAATGCTTTACGAACCGGAAAGTGGGCGCACGATGGAAATTTTGACCACCACACCAGGCATCCAATTTTATTCCGGGAACTTTCTTCACCCTATTAAAGGTGCAGACGGAGTACACTTTCAGAAGTACAGCGGTCTCTGCTTAGAAACAGAATTTTTCCCCAATTCAATTAATGAACCGG
This region includes:
- a CDS encoding SMC family ATPase, which produces MIPVTLTLKNFLSYGEGVPPLDFTQFHVACLSGNNGQGKSALLDALTWAVWGEGRKASQEKKADNSLLRIGQKDMQVEFVFDLEGDRYRIIRNYSLAGKSARSGLEFQVFEQKDKNKYISLTCPSIRETQERITKTLRIDYQTFINSAFILQGRIDEFSRKSARERKEILSEILGLSRYDELANLAKSHLKEMNNILMIKEGRLAYIYQETANFDFYKEKIGELSESYKEISRKIKTEETKTGQLKEEINLLKHKSKQCTELEDRIGQYRQEIVRGKKQIELRKKEIIEYEKMISQKEKILVDFINYQKFNNENNEFSRKLQKIRKIEEEEVLIERRIESRRADLEVEVRNKKDRYKDFENKAQQGIKNMAKVSELEKKVEEIKLLEEQMDKIRNQGGELKVKINSIRSQIERLEKGNKDNQEKLRLLQENPEGECPLCEANLNAERKGKIEDNINNEISVNLKEIEKLIKEKEDSNKQKDKLLEKWKEISQRVKVKNVWQQKLSKAHFELEESKQAEKLMIDLQKEIEKLEKIIQEKDYALKEQKRLKEFEGQIKNMGYDEAKHRQLNRKIEELIHAPLGKAKLEEAEKKIDVLRDELFELQEHYQQKELDLKNLEKGREKIQIELKELPSLKEKLVQGEQILNSDHIFKDKILEERGGYQSKFEQCFKLEKEKKEIKKELEENKKEQNIYEKLIVAFGKNGIQALIIENVLSEIEGEANDLLARLTNNSTQISIESLRDLKSGKIKETLDIKISDELGIRDYELYSGGEAFRIDFSLRIALSKLLTRRAGTKLRTLVMDEGFGTQDEEGIDNLVQAIQSISDDFDKILVITHLESLKDAFPVRIEVNKLPEVGSRYEIIKS
- a CDS encoding NAD(P)/FAD-dependent oxidoreductase; this translates as MKENNSFDVAVIGGGPAGMMAAGRAAELGAKIVLIEKNEILGKKLLITGKGRCNFTHYELDIRKFAEKFGRNGRFLYSALAVFGVPEVINFFASRGIKGKVEQGDRVFPENGDAQDILNMLLKYLTEGKVNILISSEVIGFTQEKEKIPQVLLRDRQISADKLIICSGGKAYPQTGSTGDGYQWAKQLGHTVVEPAPALNPVKTSEVWAKEVQGLSLKNVSLKLFQNGKKQDERFGEMLFTHFGVSGPIVMDMSKNIGALLKNGSLKLFLDLKPALDFKKLDQRIQRDFQEFRGRMFKNSLKVLLPLSMIPVIIKLSAINPEKKVDYISREERNKLVHLLKELELTPTELLGFKWSVVTSGGVSLKEVDPNTMGSKRMKNLFFAGEILDLDGPSGGYNLQECWSTGYLAGQSAVK
- a CDS encoding exonuclease SbcCD subunit D, translating into MKFLHLADIHLGMENYGRIDPSTGLHTRLKDFIKCFSFAIDIALEEKVDLVIFAGDAYKNSNPNSTHQREFARQIYRLSEAEIPVILINGNHDNPVSFGRAASLDIFETLNISGVRVVTKPELLNIKTKGGQVQVFGLPWPTKALFLNKEEYKDFTDEEITREIQKRAGKKIREFARRIKPGTPAIFAAHLAAAEATYSGSERSAIIGRDPVFPTQVLLQKEFDYVALGHIHKFQDLNLNHHPPVVYPGSIERINFGEEKDDKGVCLVNIEKGNTSYEFIPLPARKFITIDVVISGEQDPTRTLVEEIEKFDLSEEVVRVFYTIPAEREELLDFKRINSALEKAFLVSTIAKKSKPLERRKRVEEMTENLGMLEAMDKYIQNNSDLVLLSRELKIYAQKLEKELEGNG
- a CDS encoding galactose mutarotase produces the protein MSVNYELFGTTPKGEKIEKYFLNNSRGITVTVMSLGGTVISLKMPDREGEIKEITLGFDNLQQYLSSHFYFGAAIGRFANRIANGVFQLDGIKYCLARNENGLNHLHGGNRGFDKVIWQAESFKEPDFCGVTFSYLSSDGEEGYPGNLKVEITYSLNEDNEFKIEYNAKTDKPTIVNLTNHTYWNLAGAGSRTVLDHQLTLNSKKYLPVNNNLIPIGEIKTVYGTPLDFTKPKLIGKDIKETAGGYDHCFVIESSNQELNLAAMLYEPESGRTMEILTTTPGIQFYSGNFLHPIKGADGVHFQKYSGLCLETEFFPNSINEPAFPSPILYPDGSYHQVTIHRFSVN